The Bosea beijingensis genome contains the following window.
GACGATGGCGGCTTTCCGGTCGGCACGGGCTGGGAGGAGGTCGCATTTCCCGGCGTCGCCGACGAGAAGGCCTATGCGCTGGAAATCTCCGGCGATTCGATGCTGCCGCTCTACCGTGACGGCGACACCATCATCGTCTCGCCGACCGCGACGGTCCGGCGTGGCGACCGGGTCGTGGTCAAGACGGTGGAGGGCGAGGTGCTCGCCAAGCAGCTCAAGCGCCAGACGGCCAAGACGGTCGAGCTCGCCTCGCTCAACCCCGAGCATGCCGACCGCGTGCTGAACAATGCCGAGATCGCCTTCATGGCGCGCGTGATCTGGGCGAGCCAGTAGGCGCCGCCTATCAGTGCCCGTTGGCGCGCCGCGCCGGCAGCATCACCGCGAAGACCGCGCCCTTGACCGAAGGCTCCAGCGCGATCGAGCCGCCATGGAGCCGGACCAGCTCGGCCGCGACGGCGAGCCCGAGCCCGGTCCCGCCCGGCGTCACCGAGCCGCGAAAAGCCTGGAACAGGTTGGCACGCGCCCGCTCCGGCACACCAGGGCCGTTGTCGATGATGCGCAGCGCCACCGAGCCGTTCTCCGGCCCGGCCGTGACCGTCAGTACTGGCAGGTCGCCGGGTTCTGCCCCCGCCCGTGTCAGCGCCTGGATCGCATTGCGCATCAGGTTGGTCAGCACGCGCGCCATCTGGTCGGGGTCGCAGGGCGCCGACAATTCGGGCGGCACCCGATTCTCGAAGCGCGGCTGCTTGCCTTCGCCGAGGCCGAGCATCTCCGCCTGCTCGGCGACGAGCTGGCGCAAGGGTACGTCGCGGATCGCGGGGGTCGCCTCGGCGGCGCGGCCATAGGCGAGGGTGGCCTGGCAGAAATCGATAGCGCGCCCCAGCGTCGCGATCAGGCGTGGCGCGAAGCGGCGGATCTTGGCGTCGCGGGTCTCGATCAACTGGTCGGACATGAGCTGTGCCGCAGCCAGCATGTTGCGCAGGTCGTGATTGATCTTGGAGACGGCGAGGCCGAGCTCGGCGAGATGTTTCTTGGTGCGCAATTCGTCGGCGAGCGTCGCTTCCATGCGTGCGAGTGCGCGTTCCGCCTCGCCGATCTCGTCGGCTCGCAACGAAGGCTCGATGATCCGCCGGGGGTTTTCCGGATCGGCCTCGAACTCCATGACATTCGCCGCCAGATGCCGGATCGGCCCGATGATCAGCGCATTGAGCGCGATGTAGACGGCGAGCGCGGTGAGGCCCGTGAGCAGCAGCGAGATCAGCAGCAGGCTCCAGGAGAATTTCAGCATCGCCCGGCGCAGCGGGGCCTCGTCGATGACGATCTCGACGAAATCGGCCCCGCCGACGGCCTCGCCGACCACGCGGATCGGCATGGTCGCAGGTGAGACGAGCACGGCGAGCGCCTCTTCGATCGCGTTCATCCAGCTCAGGTTGCGCAGGTCGATCGAACGCGAAACCTCCGGCGGCGGCATCGAATCGAGGCTGAGCAGGCGCCGTGCTCCACCGACGCGGGCCGCGATCGCACGCGCGCCCACGCCCATCAGCAAGCGATTCTCGCTGCCCTCGGGCAGGCCGTCTTCAGGCGCTCCTTCCAGGACCAGCGCCGCGACCTGCGCGGCGGCGATCCGGTCATTCAGCCAGTTGCGCCGGAAATTTGCGATGGAGGGCAGATAGATCAGCACCTCCGCCAGCATGACGAAGAGCACGGTGACGAGCAGCAGCTTGGCCGAGAGGCCGAGGCGCGTGAGGCCACGCGGCTGGCTGACCGACAGGGCTGGCTTGGGAGCATGCATCGTCGGCGATCTTAGCCGAAACGCCGCAGAAAGCCGATGAGGCGGCGTAAGCCCGGCCGCGTGGTCAATGTCGCGTGGAACGCGAGCGCGGCGCGGCGCGAGGCATCGGAGCGCGCGGCGGCGGGCAGCGGCATGCCGGCGACATCGCTGACGCCGAGCCCCGCCCGCATCGCGATGCACCAGGGTGCGATCGACTCGCCAGCCGCGTCGCCGACGATGGTGATGCCGAGGATACGGCCTTTGCGATCGACGATCGCCTTGACGAAGCCCTCGGTCTCTCCCTCGGCCCGCGCGGCGGCATTCTCGGAGAAGGGCCAGCGCAGCACGCGGATCTGCCCGGCCGCTTTGCGGGCCTCCGCCTCCGAAAGTCCGATCGAGGCGACCTGTGGCTGGCTCCAGGCGACGCGCGGCTCGCTTCGCGGCTCGATCTTCACCGGCTGGCGGAACAGGATGCCGCGCAGCAGAAGCCCGACATGGTCGTCGCCGGCGCGATCGGAAGGAGCGGTTGCCGCGCCGCCGGCGCAGGCTCCCAGGGCGTAGACGCGGCGATTGCTCGTCCGCAGGCTCCGATCGACGATGATCCCGGAGGCGTCATGGCGGATGCCGCCGAGATCGAGGTCGAGCTGCTCGATCGCGGGTCGACGCGGGCCGCAGAGGATGAGATGCGATCCCTCGACCGTCGCCTCGCCGGAAGGCGCTGCGACGACGAGTCGAAGGCCGGAGCGCGCACGCTCCGCCCGCAGCGGCTCGCCCTTCTCGTGAAGCTCCAGCCCGTCGCGCAGCAGCCGGCGCCGCAGGATCGCCGCGGCTTCGTCGTCATGGCCCGCTATCAAGTCCTCAGACGCGATCAGCGTCGCGGCGCAGCCGAGGCGGCGCAGGGCCTGGGCCAGCGCGGCGCCCGCGCCGCCGAGGATGATCGGCCGCTCCGGCAAGCGGGTCAGGCCGGCGAGATCGGCTGCAGAGAGAACGGGCACCGAATCGAACCCCGGTATTGCGGGCAGAACGACCTGCGCGCCGGTGGCGATGACGAAGCGGCGCGCCTTGACCGGCTGTCCCGCGACGGTGACCGTGCTGCGGCTGGTGAAGCGGCCTTCGCCGTGAAGAACGGTGATGCCGAGCGTGGCCAATCGCTCGACCGCGTGATTGGCACGGTCGCCCGCCAGTGCGCGCTGGACATGATCGTGGATAGCGGCCGGGTGCGGCTGTGGCTCCGCTGCCGAGAGGCCGAGGCGCCCGGCATCGCGCAGCGCCTGCGCGCGCGCTCCGATCTCGATCAGCGCGCGGGCGGTGAGCGGGCCGATGTCCCCGCCGGTAGCGTCCCGCTCGATCAGGACCACGGGAACGCCGAAGGCCGCTGCGGCGATCGCCAGCGCGATGCCGTTCTGGCCCGCGCCGATGACGCAGATATCGGGTGTCAACGCGGCTGGTTTCGCCGCCTTGGCCGTGCCGTCGCTCACCGGATGTCCCGTTTCGCTGTCGTCCCTGATCGCTGATGCGTTGCCGGGCCGGCGGAATCAAGGCCGTTGCGCAGCCGCTTCCGAATTAAAGCGACACGCAGGCCTGCTCAGGCAACGCTGCGATTGCCGCTGCCGTTGCGGCTCTTGATGCTGGCCAGCGCTTCCGGACGGCCGAACAGGAAGCCCTGGGCGCGATGGGCGCCCAGTAATTGTACGGCGATGCGCTGCTGCTCGGTCTCGATGCCCTCGACCACGACGTTCATCTGGAGTCGGCGTGCGAGCTGGCAGACAGCTTCGATGACGGCCTTGGAGGCCTCGTTGGTATGGACCTCGCGCGCGAAGCTCTGGTCGATCTTCACCTGTGCGAAGGGATAGGTCGAGAGATAGGCGAGCGAGGAATAGCCGGTGCCGAAATCGTCGAGCGCGAAGGTCACGCCCAGCGCGCGCAACTCGTCGAGCACCGAGAGCGCCAGCTTGTCGTCCTCGATCAGCAGCGATTCCGTGACTTCGAGCATCAGGCGCCGCGATTCGAGCTGCGAGGCGAGGAGAGCGTCCTTGACCGTCTCGACGATCCGGCGCGGCTCGCGGAACTGCAGGGGCGAGACGTTGACGGAGACGCCGATGCCCGGCTCCCAGCTCGCGGCGTCGCGGCAGGCCTGGCGGATCGCCCAGTCGCCCATGCCGGCGATCAGGCCGGATTGCTCGGCGATCGGGATGAAGACGCCCGGCGGAACCATGCCGCGGGTGGGGTGGCGCCAGCGCATCAGCGCCTCGCGCGACACGACCTTCTGGGTCTTGAGGTCGATGATCGGCTGATAGTAGAGCTCGAGCGAGCCGTCGGTGCAGGCCTTGCGAAGATCGACCTCGATCTCGTGCCGCTCCATCATCTCCTCGGCCATGGCCGGGTTGAAGAACATCAGCATGTTCCGGCCGGCGGACTTCGCCTTGTAGAGCGCCGTGTCGGCATGGCGCAGCAGGTCGGCCGGATTGGCGCCGTCGAGCGGCGCCATGGCGATGCCGATGCTGGCGGTCACGTAGACGGTCTTGCCGTCGACATCGAAGGCCCGCGCCATCACGTCGATCATGCGCTGGGCGATGGCGGTGACGACGAGATGGTCCGCGGAGGGCAGGATCAGCAGGAACTCGTCGCCGCCGAAACGGGCGAGCATGTCGTTGCTGCGGATCGCGCTGCGCAGGCGGCTCGCGGTCTCCATCAGCACATGGTCGCCGATATCGTGGCCCAGGCTGTCATTGACCTGCTTGAAGCCGTCGAGATCGAGATAGAGCAGCGCGAAACCGTCGCCCGTGCGCTCGAGCTTGGCGAAGGTTTCGGCGATCTGCGTGGTGTATTCGAAACGGTTCGCCAGCCCGGTCAGTTCGTCGAAGCGCGCCATCTGCTCGATGCGTGCCTCCGTCGCCTTGCGCTCGGTGGCATCCTCCGTGAGCATCAGGATACCGCCCTCGGCCGCAGGCGCGAGCGTGACGACGAGGACGAGCCCGCCGCGCGTCACCAGTTCGCGGCTGGTGGCCTGCTGGGTCGCCTGGACTTCCGACAGCGCCGCGCGGATGTCGCGCAACTGCTCCTGGCTGATAACCTGCCGCTCGACCAGGAAGCGCGCGATCGCCGTCAAGGGCGTGCCGGGCAGGGCGAGCGTCTCGGGCAGGCCGTAGAGCGTGCTGTGCGGCGCGTTGCTGACGGCGAGCTTGAGGCTGCGGTCGAACATCGCCAGCCCGTCGATCATCGTGTTGAGCGCTGCGTCGAGCGTCAGGTTCTGCGAATGCAGGGCGGAGGCGAGCGCCTTGGACTGCTTGTTGGCGTCGCTCAGCGCGAGCAGGTTCCGGTGCAGCGAGTTTGTGATCGCGATATTGGCCGCCACGTAGAGGAAGGCGAAATAGCCGATATAGCGGTAATAGGGGTTATGAGCGCCGATCAGGCCGATCGCCATCGGGATGCAGAAGGTCAGGAGCTGCACCGCGACGAATTTCGGCCGTCCGGCATTGCGCGCGACATAGCCCGAGGCCAGCGCGATGGTCGAGGCGACCGAGGTGATATGCGCGGCGGGGTCGTCCGTCTGGACCAGCGCGACATAGCAGCTATAGCCGAGAACGGCGCTGAACAACGTCGCGCCGATGAAATAGTCGCGGTCCCAACGGCGGGTCTGCGCGTAGCTGTCCTGGGCGTGGTTGCGCCGGCGATAGGCGATCACCGTCATGATGCGCAGGATGACGATGAGCGTCACCAGGATGGTGAGGCTCATGAAGATGTCCATGCCGGTGGAGACCCAGCACAGGAACGGCGTCAAGATGCCCGCGATTCCGCCGGGGATGATCGAGGCCGGCGATGAGAACAGCGAACTGACCAGCAGCGTATAGCCGGTCAGGTCGATATCCTCGCCCTGCTCGCGTCCGCCAGCCGTCGTCGGTCGCTTGAGCGCGCCTGCCATCTACTCCTGCCTTTGCCGCCCCACACGGCGCAATGCGCGACATCCACACGTCGCGCATCATGCCAGAGCGTTGTACGAGAGCAGAGGTAAATGCTTCGTGTGGTTTTCCGGGGGCGGTGGACAGAGCGGCGAGCGACCCGCCGCCCGTCAGACCGGCGCGAGGTGGCGTTGGTAGACGCGCGCCAGCATCCGGTCCTGCGTCTGGGCGATGCGCTGCAGCTTCGAGATCGCGCTCGGGCTCAGGCGCAGCATGCAATTCGTCCAGATTTCGCCGAGATGGCCGAGTTCTTCGCGCAGATCGCCATGGCGGCGGTTGAAGGCCGAGAACAGCGCTGTCTTGGCGGCGTGGACCGGCAGGGAGTCGGCGCAGTACTTGCGGATCCAGTCCTCGCCCGTGCCGGTCGGGACCACCGCTTCGAGTCCGCCCGCCGCCATGAAGTCCTGCGCGCTCATCTCCTCGCCGGAGAGCAGCATCTGCTCGGCCGCGCGCTGGCCCATGCGCCGCGACAGGATTGCCACCGCCGTGATCGGGAAGTGGTTGAACTTGATCTCCGGGTAGACGAACGAGGCCTGTTCCTCGGCGATCATCACATTGCATGAGCGCGGCGCGTCGATGCCGCCGCCGATCGCCTTGGCGTGGATCGTCGAGAGCGTCACCACCAGCCCGCTGAGGCCGCCGGAGTTCAAGATCGCCCCTTCCGCCGAGAGCCTTGCATATTCCGTCAGCGCGGCGCGGTCGTTCTTGGCCAGGCAGTCCAGATAGAAATCGAGATCGCCGCCGAGCGTGAAGAACGGGCCCGTGCCCCGGAAGGCGAGGAAGCGCACCGGCGCGCGGTGATACTGGTCCGGCGCGCCCCAGAGCGCCACGATCGCGCTCTGGATCTTCACCAGGCTGTCCAGCAACTGCAGCGTGAAGACAGGCTTCAGCTCCGGCCGGATCGTGACCCACAGCGTCTTGATATCCGGCTCATAGGCGATCTCCACCTCCGGCAGGAAGCCTGCCTTGTAGCGGATCGCATCGATGACTTCGCAACTCTCCAGCAGGGTCGGCGCGAGGCCCCCGGCTCCCAACTTCAAGGACTGCAACATGACGCTACCCCACAAACTCCTTGATGCCGGCAGCGTAAACGAGCTTAACAAAGTGTAAACGAAATCCCGCGGAAATGGTTAATAGCATTAAGGTTTTTTGCCTTACCAAGCGTCAGGTCTGACGCTTGCCAACGTCCGGACTGCCGGCAAGGCAAGAGCCGCACCGCGGCTGTCGGAGTGAAAATTTCGCGGAGAGGCTGTGACCGGGAAACAAGTGGAAAGCGGCAGCGGTCTGAGAGGGAAGGATCATTCCCGCGCTCCGAGGCAGGGTCCGGGGCTGGCCTGCTCCGGCACGATTTCGCCCTGCCGTGGGCAGGGGCCGCGCCGCCATCGTCATGCTTGTCCGGCGGCGGCTCAGGGTCTAACGATACCGCCGCGAATTCGCCGCGTTCCCGCGTTCAAACACCCCACACCGAGCTGACATCGTGACCCGCCAGACAGCCGAGGACGAGAAGCAGGCGCGCCTTGCCGCCGCGCTCCGCGAGAACCTGAAGCGCCGCAAGGCCCAGGCTCGCGCTCGCCGTTCGGACGAAGCGCAAGCGCGTGAGCCGGCGCCGCCCACTCAGGCCGACAACTCCCGGACCTGAACTCCCTTATTCTCCCACGCGCCGCCGGCCCTGAGCCTGGCCGGCCGAGCAGGACCCGACGATGGACAAGATCCGCATCACCGGCGGCCAGCGCCTCAATGGCGCCATTCCGATTTCCGGCGCCAAGAACGCCGCCTTGCCGCTGATGATCGCGAGCCTGCTGACGGACGAGACGCTGACGCTGACCAATGTGCCGCGCCTCTCGGATGTGACCGCGCTCTCGCGGATCCTGTCCAACCAGGGCGTCGACCGCACCGTTGCCGGCAAGCGCATCGGCCAGTCGGCCGAGACCGGCCAGACCATCGCGCTGACCGCCCGCCAGATCGTCGATACCTGCGCGCCCTATGAACTGGTCTCGACCATGCGCGCGAGCTTCTGGGTGATCGCGCCGATCCTGGCGCGCATGGGCGAGGCCAAGGTCTCGCTGCCGGGCGGCTGCGCCATCGGCACCCGCCCGGTCGACCTGCTGCTGATGGCGCTGGAGAAGCTCGGCGCCGAGATAGCGATCGAGAACGGCTACGCGCTGGCACGGGCGCCCAAAGGCCTCAGGGGCGGCGAGATCGTCTTCCCGAAGGTGACGGTCGGCGGCACGCATACCGCGCTGATGGCAGCCGTCCTCGCCCAGGGCACGACCGTGATCGAGAACGCCGCTTGCGAGCCGGAGGTCACCGACCTCGCCGCCTGCCTCGTCAAGATGGGCGCCAAGATCGAGGGCGCCGGCACGCCGCGCATCGTCGTGACAGGCGTCGCGCGTCTCGGCGGTGCGCATCATGCCGTGCTGCCCGATCGGATCGAGGCCGGCACCTATGCCATGGCGGTGGCGATGACCGGCGGCGACGTGCTGCTGGAAGGCGCTCGGCCCGAGCTGCTGCAATCGGCGCTCGACGTGCTGACCAGGGCCGGGGTCGAGGTCGACTCGACCAATGAAGGCATCCGCGTGCGCCGCAACGGGCACGGGTTAACGGCGGTCGATATCGACA
Protein-coding sequences here:
- a CDS encoding S24 family peptidase, producing MLSHDQIWGAIDTLAQRYGFTASGLARKAGLDATTFNRSKRVAPDGRERWPSTESISKILVATGASFDEFMSVVLRREPAPARTIPLIGFAQAGSGGFFDDGGFPVGTGWEEVAFPGVADEKAYALEISGDSMLPLYRDGDTIIVSPTATVRRGDRVVVKTVEGEVLAKQLKRQTAKTVELASLNPEHADRVLNNAEIAFMARVIWASQ
- a CDS encoding sensor histidine kinase, which codes for MHAPKPALSVSQPRGLTRLGLSAKLLLVTVLFVMLAEVLIYLPSIANFRRNWLNDRIAAAQVAALVLEGAPEDGLPEGSENRLLMGVGARAIAARVGGARRLLSLDSMPPPEVSRSIDLRNLSWMNAIEEALAVLVSPATMPIRVVGEAVGGADFVEIVIDEAPLRRAMLKFSWSLLLISLLLTGLTALAVYIALNALIIGPIRHLAANVMEFEADPENPRRIIEPSLRADEIGEAERALARMEATLADELRTKKHLAELGLAVSKINHDLRNMLAAAQLMSDQLIETRDAKIRRFAPRLIATLGRAIDFCQATLAYGRAAEATPAIRDVPLRQLVAEQAEMLGLGEGKQPRFENRVPPELSAPCDPDQMARVLTNLMRNAIQALTRAGAEPGDLPVLTVTAGPENGSVALRIIDNGPGVPERARANLFQAFRGSVTPGGTGLGLAVAAELVRLHGGSIALEPSVKGAVFAVMLPARRANGH
- a CDS encoding FAD-dependent oxidoreductase, which codes for MSDGTAKAAKPAALTPDICVIGAGQNGIALAIAAAAFGVPVVLIERDATGGDIGPLTARALIEIGARAQALRDAGRLGLSAAEPQPHPAAIHDHVQRALAGDRANHAVERLATLGITVLHGEGRFTSRSTVTVAGQPVKARRFVIATGAQVVLPAIPGFDSVPVLSAADLAGLTRLPERPIILGGAGAALAQALRRLGCAATLIASEDLIAGHDDEAAAILRRRLLRDGLELHEKGEPLRAERARSGLRLVVAAPSGEATVEGSHLILCGPRRPAIEQLDLDLGGIRHDASGIIVDRSLRTSNRRVYALGACAGGAATAPSDRAGDDHVGLLLRGILFRQPVKIEPRSEPRVAWSQPQVASIGLSEAEARKAAGQIRVLRWPFSENAAARAEGETEGFVKAIVDRKGRILGITIVGDAAGESIAPWCIAMRAGLGVSDVAGMPLPAAARSDASRRAALAFHATLTTRPGLRRLIGFLRRFG
- a CDS encoding putative bifunctional diguanylate cyclase/phosphodiesterase; the protein is MAGALKRPTTAGGREQGEDIDLTGYTLLVSSLFSSPASIIPGGIAGILTPFLCWVSTGMDIFMSLTILVTLIVILRIMTVIAYRRRNHAQDSYAQTRRWDRDYFIGATLFSAVLGYSCYVALVQTDDPAAHITSVASTIALASGYVARNAGRPKFVAVQLLTFCIPMAIGLIGAHNPYYRYIGYFAFLYVAANIAITNSLHRNLLALSDANKQSKALASALHSQNLTLDAALNTMIDGLAMFDRSLKLAVSNAPHSTLYGLPETLALPGTPLTAIARFLVERQVISQEQLRDIRAALSEVQATQQATSRELVTRGGLVLVVTLAPAAEGGILMLTEDATERKATEARIEQMARFDELTGLANRFEYTTQIAETFAKLERTGDGFALLYLDLDGFKQVNDSLGHDIGDHVLMETASRLRSAIRSNDMLARFGGDEFLLILPSADHLVVTAIAQRMIDVMARAFDVDGKTVYVTASIGIAMAPLDGANPADLLRHADTALYKAKSAGRNMLMFFNPAMAEEMMERHEIEVDLRKACTDGSLELYYQPIIDLKTQKVVSREALMRWRHPTRGMVPPGVFIPIAEQSGLIAGMGDWAIRQACRDAASWEPGIGVSVNVSPLQFREPRRIVETVKDALLASQLESRRLMLEVTESLLIEDDKLALSVLDELRALGVTFALDDFGTGYSSLAYLSTYPFAQVKIDQSFAREVHTNEASKAVIEAVCQLARRLQMNVVVEGIETEQQRIAVQLLGAHRAQGFLFGRPEALASIKSRNGSGNRSVA
- a CDS encoding enoyl-CoA hydratase-related protein, coding for MLQSLKLGAGGLAPTLLESCEVIDAIRYKAGFLPEVEIAYEPDIKTLWVTIRPELKPVFTLQLLDSLVKIQSAIVALWGAPDQYHRAPVRFLAFRGTGPFFTLGGDLDFYLDCLAKNDRAALTEYARLSAEGAILNSGGLSGLVVTLSTIHAKAIGGGIDAPRSCNVMIAEEQASFVYPEIKFNHFPITAVAILSRRMGQRAAEQMLLSGEEMSAQDFMAAGGLEAVVPTGTGEDWIRKYCADSLPVHAAKTALFSAFNRRHGDLREELGHLGEIWTNCMLRLSPSAISKLQRIAQTQDRMLARVYQRHLAPV
- the murA gene encoding UDP-N-acetylglucosamine 1-carboxyvinyltransferase, with protein sequence MDKIRITGGQRLNGAIPISGAKNAALPLMIASLLTDETLTLTNVPRLSDVTALSRILSNQGVDRTVAGKRIGQSAETGQTIALTARQIVDTCAPYELVSTMRASFWVIAPILARMGEAKVSLPGGCAIGTRPVDLLLMALEKLGAEIAIENGYALARAPKGLRGGEIVFPKVTVGGTHTALMAAVLAQGTTVIENAACEPEVTDLAACLVKMGAKIEGAGTPRIVVTGVARLGGAHHAVLPDRIEAGTYAMAVAMTGGDVLLEGARPELLQSALDVLTRAGVEVDSTNEGIRVRRNGHGLTAVDIDTDPFPGFPTDLQAQFMALMTRAKGTSRIRETIFENRFMHVQELARLGAKIRLDGDVAHVEGVEKLTGAPVMATDLRASVSLVIGGLAAEGDTTINRVYHLDRGFEALEAKLGRCGALVERISG